The following coding sequences are from one Microvirgula aerodenitrificans DSM 15089 window:
- a CDS encoding sigma-54-dependent transcriptional regulator, whose amino-acid sequence MNATASPDIHVVYVEDDAAVRRASTQAFVLADLQVRDLPRAEPALPLLTPDAPCILVSDVRLPGMSGLELLERVRQQAPDLPVILVTGHGDVGMAVNAMRAGAYDFIEKPYSPERLLDVVHRAIDQRRLTLENRRLRERLATLEGMDAVLLGHSPAIERVRHIVANLADTDADVLILGETGTGKELVAQSLHDGGRWRAGNFVAINCAALPESVFESEMFGAEPGAYTGATRRRIGKIEHAHRGTLFLDEIEGMPLPLQAKLLRVLQQRSVERLGANEAVPVQCRVVAASKEDLADASRDGRFRADLYYRLNVATLTLPPLRERREDIPLLFTHFLHQAARRFERPAPELSPALCDRLTAQHWPGNVRELKHAAERHVLGLWETDLPAGDDTLSLPLRVERFESALIESALAASRGGVTEAAAALGIARKTLYDKLARNGIDPARFR is encoded by the coding sequence ATGAATGCCACCGCGTCCCCCGACATCCACGTCGTCTACGTCGAAGACGATGCCGCCGTGCGTCGCGCCAGCACCCAGGCTTTCGTGCTGGCCGATCTGCAGGTCCGCGACCTGCCGCGCGCCGAGCCGGCGCTGCCACTGCTGACGCCCGACGCCCCGTGCATACTGGTCAGTGACGTGCGCCTGCCCGGCATGAGCGGGCTGGAACTGCTGGAGCGGGTGCGCCAGCAGGCGCCGGACCTGCCGGTGATCCTGGTGACCGGACACGGCGATGTCGGCATGGCGGTCAATGCGATGCGCGCCGGCGCCTATGACTTTATCGAGAAACCCTATTCGCCGGAACGACTGCTCGATGTCGTTCATCGCGCGATCGACCAGCGCCGGCTGACGCTGGAAAACCGGCGCCTGCGCGAGCGGCTGGCGACGCTGGAAGGCATGGATGCGGTCCTGCTCGGCCACAGCCCGGCCATCGAGCGGGTCCGCCACATCGTCGCCAACCTGGCCGACACCGATGCCGATGTGCTGATCCTCGGCGAAACCGGCACCGGCAAGGAACTGGTCGCGCAAAGCCTGCATGACGGCGGTCGCTGGCGTGCCGGCAACTTTGTTGCCATCAACTGCGCGGCGCTGCCGGAAAGCGTGTTCGAGAGCGAGATGTTCGGCGCCGAGCCCGGCGCCTACACCGGCGCCACCCGACGCCGGATCGGCAAGATCGAACACGCCCACCGCGGCACGCTGTTTCTTGACGAGATTGAGGGCATGCCATTGCCGTTGCAGGCTAAATTGCTGCGGGTTCTGCAGCAGCGCTCGGTGGAACGGCTTGGCGCCAACGAGGCCGTGCCGGTCCAGTGCCGGGTGGTGGCCGCCAGCAAGGAAGACCTGGCCGATGCCAGCCGCGACGGCCGCTTCCGCGCCGACCTGTACTACCGGCTGAATGTCGCCACGCTGACCCTGCCGCCACTGCGCGAACGGCGCGAGGACATTCCGCTGCTGTTCACCCACTTTCTGCATCAGGCCGCGCGCCGCTTCGAGCGACCGGCACCGGAGCTGTCGCCGGCGCTCTGCGACCGGCTGACGGCCCAGCACTGGCCGGGCAATGTCCGCGAGCTCAAGCATGCAGCCGAGCGCCATGTGCTGGGATTGTGGGAAACCGACCTGCCAGCCGGCGATGACACGCTGTCGTTGCCCTTGCGGGTCGAACGCTTCGAGAGCGCGCTGATCGAGTCGGCGCTGGCCGCCAGTCGCGGTGGCGTCACCGAAGCGGCGGCCGCGCTCGGCATCGCCCGCAAGACGCTGTATGACAAGCTGGCCCGCAACGGCATCGATCCGGCCCGCTTCCGCTGA